The Aliiroseovarius sediminilitoris region TAGGAGGTTGGACGGCCTTTGCGGCGCTGATCGCCGCCGGACTGTTTGTCATGTGGATGGTCAATCTGTCCGGCGCTGCCGGTGAAAAATACGGCATCCCCTATCCAGTCCTTGCCCGCGCCAGTCTGGGCACACAGGGCGCAAAACTTCCAGCAATTCTCCGCGCAACGGTCGCGGTGTTCTGGTACGGGGTTCAGGTCTATTTCGCCTCGACCGCCGTGGCTCTTTTGATCCGCTCGATCACCGGGGCAAGCGGAGGGGCGGAAATCCTTGGCCTGACTGGCATTGACTGGTTTTCATTCATAATCGTTTGGGCGTTTCACATTGTGATCTTCTGGCGTGGCATGAACTGGGTCGAAACATTCCTGAATATCGCTGGCCCGTTTGTCTACATCGTGATGATCGGTCTGGTGATCGTCCTTTGGCAACGGTCCGACGGTCAGCTTCTGTCCGCTACAGCGACGATCTTCGCCAACCCCGAAGGCACGTTCTGGACCGAGCTTAAAGGGTTCGTTGCCATTGTTGGAACAATGGTGGCCTATTTTGCCGCCGTGATGATCAACTTCAGCGATTTCTCGCGCTATGCCAAAGACAAGCGGACCATGGTTCTGGGCAACCTTGCGGGATTGCCGTTCAACATGATCCTGTTCTCGGCGCTTGCATTGTTGACCACAGGCGGTGCCGCCGTTGTCTTCGGTGAAGAAATCATCAATCCAACCGAGATTGTCGAACGGACCGACAGCGTGCTTTTGGGCGTTATCGCCGCGATCACATTCTTCGCGGCAACCGTCGGCATCAATCTTGTGGCCAACTTTATTCCCGCCGTTAACGGCATCGCCAACCTGTCACCCGAGAAGATCAGCTTCCGCAAGGCAGGCTTGATCACATCGCTTTTCGCGCTGGTGATTGGCGGGTTCTGGAACAGCTTCATCAGCCAGTTCGGGATCAGCGGCTTCGTCAACACTTTGGGAGCCGTTCTTGCGCCGATCTTCGGGATCATGATCGTCGACTACTATCTGCACCGCAAAGAGGTTCTGAGAGAAGACGACCTGTATAACATGGGCGAAGGCATCTATCACTACAACAATGGCTGGAACAGTGCGGCAGTCAAAGCGTTCGGCATCGCAGCCATCTTCTCGGTCGCGACGGTCTGGGTGCCGTGGTTCGCGATCTTGTCCGGCTTCAACTGGGTGGTTGGCGCGATCCTGGGCGGCGTCATCTACAACGTAATGGCGAAGGATAACGTGACGGTCTGACAGTCGGAAATGTGAAGGTTGGTGAGGCTTGTGGCTCACCAACCTTTCGTGCCTTCCGATGCACCTCACGCTACCTACACAAAGGATCTGACCGGCATCACGCCCAGTCAGACATCAAAACAGCCGACGGGTCAGCTTGCGAGATTGACGGGCACGTTTTGCCATATCCTTGGCCTGACCGGCCTGATTGTCCGCGCGGGCGCGTTCTTCGTCGGTCATCTGGTCACGCGCCTTGCCCCGACGGGATGCAAGGTCGATCCCGACATCGACGCCCTTGTTGACCAAACGGCGTGTCACCTGTCGGACGATCATGTTGATGATTTGATTGACGTTCATGTCACTTCTCCTGCCCATTGCGCGGATATTAACCGCAAACTCAGGCAATTTCACGGCGAACCGCAAACCTGATGCGGGTTTGCATCAATCTTCGAACAGTTCAGACTGACCTTCGGGGCTTTCGTCTTCGTCCTCGGTTTCTGGGCCTGGCATCGCACCGGGGGGCGGACGGCTTTCCAAAAGCCCGGCCGAGCGCAGTTCTTTCAGACCCGGCAGATCGCGGGCGCTTTCCAGCCCGAAATGGTCCAGGAACCCGGACGTTACAACAAATGTCACCGGGCGACCCGGAGTCATCCTGCGGCGGCCGAACCGGATCCACTCCATCTCGATCAGTTGGTCGATGGTGCCACGGCTGACGGATACACCCCGGATTTCCTCGATCTCGGCGCGGGTGACGGGCTGGTGATAGGCGATGATCGCCAGCGTTTCGATCGCGGCGCGCGACAGTTTGCGGGTTTCGACCGTTTCCTTCTGCATCAGATAGCCAAGGTCCGGCGCGGTACGGATTGCCCAGGCATCGCCCACCTTGACCACGGACACGCCGCGCCCCTCGTATCGCTTACGAAGGTAAACCAAAGCCTCGGCCGCATCCGATCCGTGCGGCATCCGCGCCTCAAGCTCTTTCACCGTGACCGGCTCGGCCGAGGCGAACAGAATGGCCTCAACCATGCGTTCCTGTTCGCCCATCGGCGGGGCTTCGAACAGACTGTCATTGGCCGTATCCAAGCGGCCTTCGGTCGTGGCATCGTTAGGCGTTACATCAGCCGTCATTCGGTTTCCTGCGGATTTGAATGGGGGCGAACACGTCGCCTTGTCGAAGTTCAACCGCACCACGTTTGGCCAGTTCCAGTGTAGCCGCGAAATTTGCAGCGGTGGCCGACCGGCGGCGGACGGGATCGGTTTCCCAACCTTCAGGCAGGTACGAGGTCAAATCGGTCCAGTCGCCTGCAAAACCGATCAGGCCGCGCATGCGGTCCAGCGCCTGCTCCATCGTCATCACCGCGTCACGGTCCATGACAAAGGGGCGAAATTCGTCCTTGGTGCGGATGCGGGCATAGCCCTGCATCAGGTCCAGAAGGTTCGCCGTATAGGTTACACGACGCACGCGTGCAACGTCTTCGGGAATGCCCCGCGCAAAGAAATCACGCCCCAACTGGTCACGCGCCATCAGCTTGGCGGCCACATCGCGCATTCCCTGCAAGCGCTCAAGCTGAAAGGCAAGGTGGGCGGCCAGTTCTTCGCCAGATGGGCCATCTTCAGTCGGATCAGGCGGTAACAGCAAACGGGATTTAAGAAACGCCAACCATGCGGCCATCACCAGATAATCCGCCGCAAGTTCAATGCGCAGATGACGTGCTTTCTCGACAAAGCCCAAATATTGCTCGGCCAATTCCAGAACCGAGATTTTGCGAAGATCGACTTTCTGCGTGCGGCTCAGGGTCAATAGCAGGTCAAGCGGTCCCTCGAACCCCTCGACATCCACGATCAGCGCCTCGGCCGCCAACCGCGCCGAGACCGACATCGCGTCGCTTTCAAATTCCTCAGTCTCGCTCATCCGCAGCCCGTTCAGACCCCTGACCTGTCATCAGGCTCTGAAACTCTGCGTCAAGCGCGGAAATGTCAACAGGATCGGGGGTGCGCCGCCAGTCCAGCGCGGCATTGGCGCGGTTCAATGCCTGCCCCGTCAGTTCCCCGACGGCCTCAGCGACCTCTTCCATCCGCTCCAACACACCGTTGCAGTGCAGAACCATGTCGCACCCGGCCTGAAGCGATCTGCGCGCCCGAAGCGAGAGCGGCCCGGACAACGCTTCCATTGACAGATCGTCCGTCATCAGAAGCCCCTCAAACCCGATCTGATCCCGGATCAGCCTGATGACCTTCGGACTTTGTGTCGCGGGGTTATCCGCGTCGATATCTTCGTAAACCACATGCGCCGTCATACCGATCGGCAGACCCGCCAATGGCTCGAACGCCATGAAGTCGGTGCGGCTCAATTCCTTGGCCTTGGTCTTGACGCGCGGCAGTTCCTGGTGACTGTCTAGATTGGCACGCCCCTGACCGGGGATGTGTTTGACAACGGGCAAGATGCCGCCTTCCAGAAGCGCCTGTGCCACCATGCCCGCGCGTTCAGCGACGCGCACCACATCTTCGCCATAACAGCGATTGCGCAGGATCGGGTGCGTATCGGCATTTGCAATATCGGCCACCGGGGCGCAGTTGCCATCGATTCCAACCGCAAGAAGCTCGTCCGCGATCAAGCGATAGCGAATGTAGAGCGTGCGCAGCGCATTGCCCTTGTTAAATTTCACCTGATCAAGCGCGGGCAGCCACTCGCGCCAGTAAGGCCCGGTCATCCGGGCCACGCGCCCGCCTTCCTGATCTATGAAAACAGGCACATCGCGCCCGACTGCGCCGCGAAGATCCGCAGTCAGCGCTCGGATCTGATCAGGGCTTTCAATGTTACGGGCGAACAGGATGAAGCCCCAAGGCTGGGCGCGCTCGTAGAAATCACGCTCGGATAGCGAAAGCCGCGGCCCATTACATCCGAAGATATACGCGCCCGGGCTTTGCATATCAGCGGTTCACAACCGGGATACAGGCGGCTTTCGAGGCCATCAGAACCGAACAGAACCGGCGCGCATCGGCGAGATCCTCGAACCCAACAGCGCGCAGGCGATAGAACGTCTTTCCGCCAGACTGGGCTTTTTGGACGACACGCGACTTGCCCGCGAAGTAATCTTCAAACCGAGAGCTCAGCCTGTCCCATTCGGAGCGTGCAACCTGGTCGCTGTCGAAAGCGCCAAGCTGAACCAATCGTGTGCCGGCCGCGAGCTGGTCTGGAGCCACTTCCGTTGCGACCACCGCGGGTGCAACCGGAGTGGCTGCGACGCGCGTTGTCAGGTCAGCCGGCCGATTTGACGGGCGCGGCGACTGGCTCACACCCGGAACCGAGGCGGGGATGATCTTCACAGCAACGACCTCGGTCAGGTCTTCGGCAGTGTCAGAAAGCGACGCCAACGTCGTTTCGTCCGCCGCATCGTCTGACAGCGTTTCGACATCGGCGGCAATCCGTTCGGCTATGGCAAGTGCCGCTGCAACGGGGTCTACCGGCGCAGGGTCTGCGTCCGGCAAGATTGCGGCGGCTTCATGCAGCGGCAAATCCGTTCCTGGCGCCGTCTCGGCGCGGGTCGCAACGTCGGACATCATATCCT contains the following coding sequences:
- a CDS encoding NCS1 family nucleobase:cation symporter-1; its protein translation is MASIEETHVVHGGTMDPEGNTLNPVGADEKTWGWFAIFNIWANDVQSLFGYSLVASLFISYGVGGWTAFAALIAAGLFVMWMVNLSGAAGEKYGIPYPVLARASLGTQGAKLPAILRATVAVFWYGVQVYFASTAVALLIRSITGASGGAEILGLTGIDWFSFIIVWAFHIVIFWRGMNWVETFLNIAGPFVYIVMIGLVIVLWQRSDGQLLSATATIFANPEGTFWTELKGFVAIVGTMVAYFAAVMINFSDFSRYAKDKRTMVLGNLAGLPFNMILFSALALLTTGGAAVVFGEEIINPTEIVERTDSVLLGVIAAITFFAATVGINLVANFIPAVNGIANLSPEKISFRKAGLITSLFALVIGGFWNSFISQFGISGFVNTLGAVLAPIFGIMIVDYYLHRKEVLREDDLYNMGEGIYHYNNGWNSAAVKAFGIAAIFSVATVWVPWFAILSGFNWVVGAILGGVIYNVMAKDNVTV
- a CDS encoding segregation and condensation protein A, with amino-acid sequence MSETEEFESDAMSVSARLAAEALIVDVEGFEGPLDLLLTLSRTQKVDLRKISVLELAEQYLGFVEKARHLRIELAADYLVMAAWLAFLKSRLLLPPDPTEDGPSGEELAAHLAFQLERLQGMRDVAAKLMARDQLGRDFFARGIPEDVARVRRVTYTANLLDLMQGYARIRTKDEFRPFVMDRDAVMTMEQALDRMRGLIGFAGDWTDLTSYLPEGWETDPVRRRSATAANFAATLELAKRGAVELRQGDVFAPIQIRRKPNDG
- the scpB gene encoding SMC-Scp complex subunit ScpB, whose product is MTADVTPNDATTEGRLDTANDSLFEAPPMGEQERMVEAILFASAEPVTVKELEARMPHGSDAAEALVYLRKRYEGRGVSVVKVGDAWAIRTAPDLGYLMQKETVETRKLSRAAIETLAIIAYHQPVTRAEIEEIRGVSVSRGTIDQLIEMEWIRFGRRRMTPGRPVTFVVTSGFLDHFGLESARDLPGLKELRSAGLLESRPPPGAMPGPETEDEDESPEGQSELFED
- a CDS encoding glycoside hydrolase family 3 N-terminal domain-containing protein, which gives rise to MQSPGAYIFGCNGPRLSLSERDFYERAQPWGFILFARNIESPDQIRALTADLRGAVGRDVPVFIDQEGGRVARMTGPYWREWLPALDQVKFNKGNALRTLYIRYRLIADELLAVGIDGNCAPVADIANADTHPILRNRCYGEDVVRVAERAGMVAQALLEGGILPVVKHIPGQGRANLDSHQELPRVKTKAKELSRTDFMAFEPLAGLPIGMTAHVVYEDIDADNPATQSPKVIRLIRDQIGFEGLLMTDDLSMEALSGPLSLRARRSLQAGCDMVLHCNGVLERMEEVAEAVGELTGQALNRANAALDWRRTPDPVDISALDAEFQSLMTGQGSERAADERD
- a CDS encoding SPOR domain-containing protein → MADMADDETLSAAAPSAPGRFGTAFNYAGAALSLALIVGLGVWGYKLAVRDVTGIPVVRALEGPMRVQPDNPGGEAADHQGFAVNDVQSEGQAAAPADRLVLAPAPEDLADEDMMSDVATRAETAPGTDLPLHEAAAILPDADPAPVDPVAAALAIAERIAADVETLSDDAADETTLASLSDTAEDLTEVVAVKIIPASVPGVSQSPRPSNRPADLTTRVAATPVAPAVVATEVAPDQLAAGTRLVQLGAFDSDQVARSEWDRLSSRFEDYFAGKSRVVQKAQSGGKTFYRLRAVGFEDLADARRFCSVLMASKAACIPVVNR